The following proteins are co-located in the uncultured Draconibacterium sp. genome:
- a CDS encoding glycosyltransferase, whose product MKLVFNPSYSSANEYANIITGYLRENGCTVYSLDELFKSPQKFFSVKIVHLNWYESVGTLPSFILKLTKLLLLLAFGKKIVWTMHNKTPHTQKVLGLQKVLQYILVKASKRIVIHSKLSEELLNNKYKIRKDKIVHIPHPNYINVYGSIPGSSKKIADKLRLLFLGAVRPYKNIELLIDVVTQFENEVELHIAGNPITEEYKNELIGRAIGNNNISFELEFVENNRMIQLLSEYDLAILPYDIRSSLNSGTIILCFSYAKTIIAPEIGTVSDIEDKSYLFSYKYNDEEEHFKNLKQQVLKAIEAKKDNSEIFNDWGAKMYEVVKKGYGSNNVQQKFIELYHSLV is encoded by the coding sequence ATGAAACTAGTATTTAATCCATCTTACTCAAGTGCTAATGAATACGCCAATATAATAACCGGCTATCTAAGAGAAAACGGTTGTACCGTTTATTCTTTAGACGAATTGTTTAAGAGTCCACAAAAGTTTTTTTCAGTAAAAATTGTGCATTTAAACTGGTATGAAAGTGTAGGAACATTACCTAGTTTTATTTTGAAGTTGACCAAGTTGTTGTTGTTGCTTGCTTTTGGGAAAAAAATTGTTTGGACCATGCATAATAAAACCCCACATACCCAAAAGGTGCTGGGCTTGCAAAAAGTACTTCAGTATATTTTGGTAAAAGCTTCGAAACGTATTGTTATTCACAGCAAATTATCGGAAGAGCTACTTAATAATAAGTATAAAATTAGAAAAGATAAGATAGTCCATATTCCTCATCCAAATTACATTAATGTTTATGGAAGTATCCCTGGATCTTCAAAGAAGATTGCGGATAAACTGCGCTTACTGTTTTTAGGAGCGGTACGCCCATATAAAAATATTGAATTATTAATTGATGTTGTCACTCAGTTTGAGAATGAGGTTGAATTGCATATTGCTGGAAATCCTATAACCGAAGAATACAAAAATGAACTTATTGGCCGTGCTATAGGGAACAATAACATTAGTTTTGAATTGGAATTTGTCGAAAATAATCGAATGATTCAATTGCTTTCGGAGTATGATTTGGCAATACTTCCATACGACATTAGGAGCAGTTTAAATTCTGGAACTATTATACTTTGTTTTTCTTATGCCAAAACCATAATTGCTCCTGAAATTGGTACGGTTAGTGACATTGAAGATAAAAGTTACCTATTTTCGTACAAATACAATGATGAGGAAGAACATTTTAAGAATTTAAAGCAACAAGTACTAAAGGCTATTGAAGCTAAAAAAGATAACAGTGAGATTTTCAATGATTGGGGTGCCAAAATGTACGAGGTCGTAAAAAAAGGTTACGGATCTAATAATGTGCAACAAAAGTTTATTGAACTTTATCATAGTTTAGTCTGA